Genomic segment of Rhinoraja longicauda isolate Sanriku21f chromosome 4, sRhiLon1.1, whole genome shotgun sequence:
GAGAAGCAACCAAGATCCCCGTTAAGGCCCTGCAATTTTCTTGCCTTCCTCAACAACCTAGACCCCATCAGGCCCTGCGGACTTATCCACCTTACTGTgcttcaagagcctcagcaccacctccttctcgATCTCAAACTGTTCTAACATATTTGTATGGTGCACACTGATCTCGTtgtcctccaagtccttctccatgatgtatttgtttgtttgtgttgtctgcagtaatcccacaaagatcacgTTCATGAGAGAGGTGCTCCTGAACATTAGACATACGGTACCTTCAAACATCGTTCTggatttctctcactcgctggGTTATTTGGACATCCTCGTCGGCGGGGCTGTTGCTGCGTTCAAGGTCTTGAAACAGAGGAGGACCCGTGGGAAGCGGTCTGGAGCACTCACCCGACTCCGCCCCTGAGTATATTCCTCGCAAATCTACGTTCCCTCAACGacaaagtggacgaactgcaactcctgtgccacacTAACAAGGACTTCTGTCGAGCTGCTGCAAtgtgcttcaccgagacctggctgtgtgagtcgaccccggacagcgcgctgcaactggctttcaactacacagagcggcCCACCACGCAGAGGCAGCGGGgaaatcaagaggaggtggaatatgcttctgcactaaccaggactggtgcagccACATCACGGTACAGtgtaacttctgttcccccaatctagaatcgttctttttcaactgcaaacccttttactctccaagggaatttacctcttttattctcgctggagtttacatctcccccccccccaagcctgcgtacgtgaagcgcaaacgcaactcgctgaccaggtattgagggtagagagtgacttcccgggctccatggtcattgttttggggaactttaacaaggccaacctcagtcgtgaggtcccaaagtacagacttcatgttacctgccccaccagaggggagaggacacttgatcactgcgactcttcaatcaagaacgcatatcgctctgttcctcgggcggttctgggtctctccgatcattgtttagttcaccttatcccgacctacaggcagaaactaaaatctgctaaacctgtggtcagaacaacgaataGGTGGATGAGCGAGGGTATTGTAaaactttgactgcactgattggaatgtgttcagggaagcaaccacaagcctcgatgagtacacagacactgtgacatcctatgtcagcttttgcgaggacagttgcattcccacgaagacacggatctggttcaacaacaacaagccctggttcacagcagaatgcagacagctccgccagtcaaaagatgaggcctacaggagtggggatacagacctctacagacaggccaagtacaagctgagaagaggaatcagagctgccaaggaaaggtattcTGAGAAGCTGAAGAGCAGGTTCTCAGCTAATGaagcttcttcagtttggaagggcttgcaagaaatcaccaggtacaagaggaaaaccccccgctccttggacaatcgtcagctgaccaacgacctgaacgagttttactgcaggttcgatagacagaaacataaccctggtactcttctcttcccttccccccccccccccccccccccccccccaaggtgaCCTCAtcacccccacgtgacctcacccagccagcgccggAGCCGGGACCGGAAGCATCTCTGAGCCGGTACGGAgtgcggagcgaccggtgggacggagcggagcggcccgcacagcgccggggaccggcacgcccgcagatcgccgtgcccaaattgagccgtgcgttacaggggccgtttaatctcagtcgggactgtcgttgggctggggagagggtggggatcgaagagtaaggttggcttgtgcagacaacactcagaaataaaatattttagttcaaaaaaaaatcttcagtctgaagaagggtctcgacccgaaacgtcacgcattccttctctcccgagatgcttcctgacccgctgagttactccagcattttgagccaaccttcgattttaaccagcccggaggcccacagcgccccccggggccaatacaggacaagggcggtcccgtacgggacaaacaaatttagcccaaaatacgggatgtcccggccaatacgggacagttgacaaccctagtttccccctctaccctcaagctctgtgccgaagaaCTGGCACCAGTCTATACATTTTCAACGtcactgcaaacctgcactgtctctGCCTgctaaagtctccactattgttcgtGTACCCAAATatccaaggattactggtcttaatgaccactgacctctgtagtcatgaagacctttgaaagacgtgctggcccagctgaaaaacatcacaaaccccctgcagtttgcacatagggccaatagatcggtggatgatgcagtcaatcggtggatgatgcagcctgcacttcatcctccagcacctagaccacaaggggacctatgcaaggattttgtttgtggactttagctctgcgtttaacaccattgtgccagagctactacactccaaactctcccagttgactgtgcctgaacccctctgtcagtggatcatcaacttcctgacggacaggaagcagcatgtgaggctgggaaagcacatctcggacccgcagaccctcagcataggagcaccgcaaggctgcgtactctcccctctcctttactctctcaacaccaacgactgcacctccacacactcctctgtcaagctcctcaagtttgcggatgacactgattggactgatccaagaaggggaggaatctgcctacagatgggaagtgacacagctggtgtcctggtgccatcgcaacaacctggagctcaatgctcaagagagtggaactaattgtagactttaggagggctccccctcccctcccctcccctccccccactcaccatcaacaacaccatagtcacatctgtggagtcatttaagttccttggaaccatcatttccaaagaccttaaatggggggccaccatcgactccacagtcaaaaaggcccaacagaggatgtacttcctgcggcaactgaagaaacacaatctgccacaggcaatgatggtccaattctatactgctatcattgagtccgtcctcaccttctccatcatggtctggtttggctcagccaccaagcacgacatccagaggctgcaacgaatcgttcgatcagctgagaaggttgttggctgcaaccttccccccattgacgaactgtacactgcaagggccaggaagcgagcgggcaacatcatctctgacccctctcaccctggccacaaactcttcgaagcacttccctctggaaggcgactccggactgtcaaagcagccacagacagacataaaaacagcttttttccacgaacaGTAGAACTAcgtaacaaccaaaagtctgtagcctccttttgctctggtattttatttcgttcttcacatgtttaaatgataatgttttattcttaattgtttactgtatgtcgtgttgttacttgcgagcaaagcaccaaggcacattccttgtatatatccatacttggctaataaaatttattcaattcaattcaataaacatAGGGATTTCACATTTAAAACttattgaaaatctgaaattttcTGTAATATATAATACTAGTGCAAAGCATTATAATTATTTTTCAATAGTCATtttctttgctgcaaatgttgcattATTGTTATAAACAGACCATTGGCATTTAGGGAATGTTTCTTATGAAAGTACAAATACTGTAAAAATCCAAACAAATTTCTCCAACACTTTTTAAAAATGGTCTTCAAAACTAGCTTCATTGTGTTGTACAGTAAAGCTATTATGTGAATTTGTTACAAATTAAAGATGTTCAAATCAGCTCagtaaatgaaaaaaaatgacacaatgaCATAGTTACACTTGGCTGATTTTTAATGTGGTGGGATTTGACTGAGCTGTTGGCCTTTTCTTGCTTGATCTGCTtcgttttttttcttttgttggCTGTTGTGTTGGCTTCACTTTCTTTTTCAGACAACTGAGAGGGTTGGGGCCTCCTTTCCTTTTGCGTTTCTTGCGCTGGGATTCCGATTCCTTCACAAGACCCTGCTCTTCTTTCAAGTGCTGAATAGTCTTTTGCTGATGTATGGGGACAAACTGATCATTGTGCAATGATGGTAGCTGTGCGATTGATTTGGAAGAAGGTTTTTCCAAAACCATAGTGTTCTGTACAATGTACATCAGAGGCACTCCTGCCAACTTTTTTATTTTCATAGTTAAATGATGATCCTGTAAAAAAACCAGAAATAATGATTAATTCCAGCACTCTAGTTATAATGACCCAGAAAAGCATGCCATTTAATGAACAGGACTTTTCCTTCACATCAACGCATATTTACATCACAAGTTGCTGCAAATCTATGTATTACTaacactctcatcttgtatatttgtgggtttgtggatagattagttcccgaaatacagccaaaacggttcccgaaatacagccaaaacggtccccgaaatacagccaaaacggtccccgaaatacagccaaaacgcaaCAATTCTACCtacgcccaccctactcaccattcccctgcggtctcgattgatcaagttttgttacattttaaaagcaattaacaatAAAatacgcaccccccccccccccgtgtcgggAGGGCcgacgcccgtcccggcgtgccccgcccCTGACCTTCCTCCCTTAGTGTAGCTCGGCGCAGATGGTCAAATAAGATGGTcgtcgccgtcgagctgccgttgcaggagaggtttccacccaacaggTTCACGGCTcgcgatggctgcccggggccggggtgagtggcttcctctccccttttgtctcccccctcacccgcccacggccctgggggacactccccgcccggccagcaacaggtccacggaccatcagttgggagagggtggccgtgcccgcaggagaggtttgcagagggttgccaggcccgcaggagaggtttggaccaacgggtccacgcccggctagtaCAGTAGTATCTAGGAATCAGCAAGAAGAGTGACcaaacttttacattttatactgAATCCTAGAGTAATTTAGTGGAATTTGAAATAAGGATTTCCAATATGAATAACAGTAATGCAGACCAAGGTATATTGAAAAAAATTTGAAAAGACATGCCAGTCTATTTACAGCAAATATTTAAAGATATCATTTATAATTTCTAACAAGTATACATTTCTTAACGGAATAAAGGTCTTTGAGCAAATGCAGTTTAACATGAATAGAAGCAAAATAAATTGGAATGTAAAATTAAATAAGATAATGAAACTGATTTTAAGAGGCTCATTTGCTTCTAAAAGAGGAGCAATGACAAATGAACTCCTTACAGAGTAAGGCAAGAGAAATGACAATGGTAGATGCCCCGAAAAACATTTTCGAAATACAAAAGAATTAGTGGCCAACCACTAGTCCACAATGAAATACTAACAAAGCCTGCGGCTTCGATTACTTACGTCCTACATTTCAAAAAGAGGTGAtacagaaagctggaaaggaggcaggggcaggacaaagtctggcaagggtCAGTGAGAGGGTAAGTTGACTGGCAGATGAGTAGAGTAAATGACAACGGTTAGAGGTGAAGAGGAGTGAACTGTAAAGCCAGGGGGAGGGATATCGtggaagaggatggggagagaggaaagagggggataaaagggaaggcttcagggatgggagatgagagtacgaaggaggggaaaggagcagggtcgaTGGGAAATGGGTTGTGCACGAGAGCGAGGAGAG
This window contains:
- the utp23 gene encoding rRNA-processing protein UTP23 homolog, with protein sequence MKIKRQKAARKLISFYKHNYGFREPFQMLLDGTFCQAALKNKIQIKEQMPKYLMGEVQMCTTSCVLKELESLGKELYGAKLIAQRFQMRNCAHFKNPESASACLLSMVKNNNLHHYFVATQDHHLTMKIKKLAGVPLMYIVQNTMVLEKPSSKSIAQLPSLHNDQFVPIHQQKTIQHLKEEQGLVKESESQRKKRKRKGGPNPLSCLKKKVKPTQQPTKEKKRSRSSKKRPTAQSNPTTLKISQV